The following is a genomic window from Marinobacter sp. NP-4(2019).
GAACTGATGGACCAGCGCCCGGTCAGTGTGTTGATTGCCGACTGGCTGATGCCGGAGATGGACGGTCTGGAGCTGACAGACCGGGTTCGCCAGCAGGACGAACAGAACAATCACTATACCTATGTGATCCTGCTCACCGCCCGTGAAAGCGTGGAAGCCCTGTCCGAGGCCTTTGACCGGGGCGTGGACGATTTCATCTACAAATCGGACATGACCAAGCAGTTGATCCCCCGTGTGTTTGCCGCCGATCGCCTGGCCGACCGGCAGAACACCCTGCTGCGCGCCAACTCGCTGCTGATCGAGAATAATCGCGAACTGGAAGAAACCAACATCATCGATCTGGAAACCGGGCTGTGCAACAACAAGTACGCCCGTGAACGCCTGACCAAAACCCTTCGCCACGCGGAAGCCCGCAATGGCTCAACGGCCTATGTGCTGTGCGGCATCCGCAACTGGCAGGAACTCAAGCGCAAGCACCCACCGTCGGTGATGAGCGAGCTGGCCATTGGCATCGCCCGCCGCCTGAGCCACCTGATCCGCCCGATGGATGCCCTCTGCCGGGTGGGTGACAACCAGTACGCCATCGTGGCCTATTTCCCCCGCAGCGAGAACTGCACCACCACAACGTACCGTCGGGTGTTCGAGGGCATCAACCACAAGGCCCTGAAAACCACCGCCGGCTACATCTCCGTGGAAGCCGGCATGGTGCTGTGCAGATCCGATGCGCAATGCGGCACGCCCTCTGTGTCGGAAGTTGAGCAGGCAGCGGTTCACGGATTGGTGGATGCGTATGAGACGCGGCGGTTTACGGAGACCATGCCTGAGGTGGTGATGGAGGTTTGAATCCGACATCACACTCGGTAACACAGCATCACACATCACCAACAGACTTCAGAGTTCGAAAGCCCTACTATGAAATTGTGGATTCAAGCAGTATCCCCCATGGCGGAGGAGCCGGGTAGTACCTCCGCCGCTGTATGGGAGACGGATCCATCGGATTAACGAATTTTTCAGGCACTTTCGTTCTTTCCTTAAGTATTGCTTTTAAGCCAGCTCATTTGAGCTGGCTTTTTAATGGAAAAAACAAAAGCGCCCGGAGAGTTCCGGGCGTCGTATTAATCTCCCCCTCTCCCCAACCCCTCTCCCGCAGGGGGAGAGGGGCTACATAGTGATACCCGCTTATCTTAACCCA
Proteins encoded in this region:
- a CDS encoding response regulator; amino-acid sequence: MPNLDLPILVVDDAKFSSMVVGRTLRNAGYRDVRVANNAPAALELMDQRPVSVLIADWLMPEMDGLELTDRVRQQDEQNNHYTYVILLTARESVEALSEAFDRGVDDFIYKSDMTKQLIPRVFAADRLADRQNTLLRANSLLIENNRELEETNIIDLETGLCNNKYARERLTKTLRHAEARNGSTAYVLCGIRNWQELKRKHPPSVMSELAIGIARRLSHLIRPMDALCRVGDNQYAIVAYFPRSENCTTTTYRRVFEGINHKALKTTAGYISVEAGMVLCRSDAQCGTPSVSEVEQAAVHGLVDAYETRRFTETMPEVVMEV